Proteins from one Triticum aestivum cultivar Chinese Spring chromosome 7A, IWGSC CS RefSeq v2.1, whole genome shotgun sequence genomic window:
- the LOC123154498 gene encoding protein FAR1-RELATED SEQUENCE 5, producing the protein MGKAIEKVFTESYHGLCTFHIMMNDVKHLSPVKDDEKDEGEVEEEDEGEEESHILSDFSACMYGYEDKAAFEEAFDNMRHKVHKQTWLDSIYKVKEKWAECYMRDVFSLGVRSTQLSESFNNALKNHLKSDFHIIRFLKHFERTVEVKRRKELESEYEARKKLPRIKMCTPMLVQASKVYTPTIFEAFQSEYERSMAACTRVLEENNQFAVAIGRLHGDLTYEEEEERVVIGDPLNQTASCSCQMFDRAGILCGHSLKVLDLMNVKTLPTHYLLKRWTREARNGSIHDRQGRKVVENPKLEAQLWYKDMSHKFHDMTYKIANSLECRLMLEDALACLWPQLEDKLNASATGATDACSNDQENVVPNVQQANDLLSSARLKKKEVSSKNLRRKPTWFDKLRKGRKPTKSAAMTKKEQSNNNNKRKKIVCSLKCKSRTMAIVCNLKCKCG; encoded by the exons ATGGGAAAAGCTATAGAGAAAGTATTCACGGAATCATATCACGGGTTGTGCACCTTTCACATTATGATGAATGATGTCAAACATTTATCTCCAGTCAAGGATGATGAGAAAGATGAAGGGGAGGTGGAAGAGgaagatgaaggggaggaggaATCTCATATTCTCTCTGATTTTAGTGCTTGTATGTATGGCTATGAGGACAAGGCAGCATTTGAAGAAGCATTTGACAACATGAGACATAAAGTGCATAAGCAAACTTGGTTAGATAGCATCTACAAGGTGAAAGAAAAATGGGCTGAATGTTATATGAGAGATGTCTTCAGTTTGGGAGTGAGAAGTACACAACTAAGTGAGAGTTTCAACAATGCATTGAAGAACCATTTGAAATCTGATTTCCATATTATCCGATTCTTGAAGCATTTTGAGAGAACGGTTGAAGTAAAAAGGAGAAAGGAATTGGAATCTGAATATGAGGCAAGAAAAAAATTGCCAAGAATCAAGATGTGCACACCCATGTTGGTGCAAGCAAGCAAAGTGTACACTCCAACTATTTTTGAAGCTTTCCAAAGTGAATATGAAAGATCCATGGCTGCTTGCACTAGAGTGTTGGAGGAAAATAACCAATTTGCTGTTGCTATTGGGAGGTTGCAtggtgatttgacctatgaggaggaggaggagcgcgtagTGATTGGTGATCCGTTGAACCAAACCGCTTCATGTAGTTGTCAAATGTTCGATAGGGCTGGAATATTGTGTGGGCATAGTTTGAAAGTTCTTGATTTGATGAATGTAAAGACATTGCCAACACATTATCTCCTAAAGAGATGGACTAGAGAAGCACGCAACGGAAGTATACATGACAGGCAAGGAAGGAAAGTGGTAGAAAATCCAAAATTGGAAGCTCAACTTTGGTACAAAGATATGTCTCATAAATTTCATGATATGACATATAAAATAGCCAACTCTCTCGAATGTCGTTTGATGCTAGAAGATGCACTTGCTTGTCTTTGGCCACAACTAGAGGATAAACTCAATGCATCAGCCACCGGTGCTACTGATGCATGTTCCAATGACCAAGAAAATGTTGTTCCAAATGTGCAGCAAGCCAATGACTTGCTTAGTTCTGCACGACTGAAGAAAAAGGAGGTTTCATCTAAAAATTTGAGGAGAAAGCCAACCTGGTTTGATAAGTTACGCAAAGGACGAAAGCCAACTAAATCAGCGGCAATGACAAAAAAGGAGCAAAG caacaacaacaacaaaagaaaaaaaatagtgtGCAGCCTCAAGTGCAAGTCGAGAACAATGGCAATAGTCTGCAACCTGAAGTGCAAGTGCGGGTGA